The Streptomyces pactum genome contains a region encoding:
- a CDS encoding bifunctional FO biosynthesis protein CofGH, with amino-acid sequence MTTSATPGTGPTDPTGPTENSLRRALKRARDGVALDVSEAAVLLQARGVHLDALTESAARVRDAGLAAAGRPGVITYSKSVFVPLTRLCRDKCHYCTFVTVPGKLRREGHGMFMSPDEVLDIARRGAALGCKEALITLGDKPEDRWPEAREWLDAHGYDDTIAYVRAISIRILEETGLLPHLNPGVMTWTDFQRLKPVAPSMGMMLETTATRLWSEPGGPHHGSPDKEPAVRLRVLEDAGRSSVPFTSGILIGIGETYEERAESLFALRKVSRAYHGVQELIIQNFRAKPDTAMRGMPDAELDELVATVAVARHIMGPSACLQAPPNLVDSEYERLIGAGVDDWGGVSPLTIDHVNPERPWPRIDELAERSRTAGFELRERLCVYPEFVQRGEPWLDPRLRPHVAALADPATGLARPDATVEGHPWQEPDEAFTATGRTDLHTAIDTEGRTSDRRDDFDEVYGDWGALREAAAPGMAPERIDTDVRQALATAADDPTRLTDDEALALLHADGPALDALCKVADDVRKSVTGDDVTYIVTRNINFTNVCYTGCRFCAFAQRRTDADAYTLSLEQVADRAQQAWDVGAVEVCMQGGIHPDLPGTAYFDIAKAVKERVPGMHVHAFSPMEVVNGATRTGMSVREWLSAAREAGLDSIPGTAAEILDDEVRWILTKGKLPTATWIEVIETAHELGIRSSSTMMYGHVDQPRHWLGHLRTLARIQQRTGGFTEFVTLPFIHTNAPVYLAGIARPGPTVRDNRAVTAMARLLLHPYIPNIQTSWVKLGTEGAAEMLRSGANDLGGTLMEETISRMAGSSYGSYKSVKDLIAVADAAGRPARPRTTLYGPVPEERQRAATASDGHLPELLPVLD; translated from the coding sequence ATGACGACTTCCGCGACCCCCGGAACCGGACCCACCGACCCCACGGGTCCCACCGAGAACTCCCTGCGTCGCGCCCTCAAACGCGCGCGGGACGGTGTCGCCCTCGACGTGTCCGAGGCCGCGGTGCTGCTCCAGGCCCGCGGCGTGCACCTCGACGCGCTCACCGAGTCCGCCGCCCGGGTCCGGGACGCGGGCCTGGCGGCGGCCGGGCGCCCCGGCGTCATCACCTACTCGAAGAGCGTCTTCGTCCCGCTGACCCGGCTGTGCCGGGACAAGTGCCACTACTGCACCTTCGTCACCGTCCCCGGCAAGCTGCGCCGCGAGGGCCACGGGATGTTCATGTCCCCCGACGAGGTCCTCGACATCGCCCGGCGCGGCGCCGCCCTCGGCTGCAAGGAAGCCCTCATCACCCTCGGCGACAAGCCCGAGGACCGCTGGCCCGAGGCCCGCGAATGGCTCGACGCGCACGGCTACGACGACACGATCGCCTACGTCCGCGCCATCTCGATCCGGATCCTGGAGGAGACGGGCCTCCTGCCGCATCTCAACCCCGGCGTCATGACCTGGACGGACTTCCAGCGGCTCAAGCCCGTGGCGCCCTCCATGGGCATGATGCTGGAGACCACCGCCACCCGCCTGTGGTCCGAGCCCGGCGGCCCGCACCACGGCTCCCCGGACAAGGAACCCGCCGTACGGCTGCGCGTCCTGGAGGACGCCGGCCGCTCCTCGGTCCCCTTCACCTCCGGCATCCTCATCGGCATCGGCGAGACCTACGAGGAGCGCGCGGAGTCGCTGTTCGCCCTCCGCAAGGTCTCCCGCGCCTACCACGGCGTCCAGGAACTGATCATCCAGAACTTCCGCGCCAAACCGGACACGGCGATGCGCGGCATGCCGGACGCGGAACTGGACGAGCTGGTCGCCACGGTGGCCGTCGCGCGGCACATCATGGGCCCGTCCGCCTGCCTCCAGGCCCCGCCGAATTTGGTCGACTCGGAGTACGAGCGGCTGATCGGCGCGGGCGTCGACGACTGGGGCGGGGTCTCCCCGCTCACCATCGACCACGTCAACCCCGAGCGCCCCTGGCCGCGGATCGACGAACTCGCCGAGCGGTCCCGGACGGCCGGCTTCGAGCTGCGTGAACGTCTCTGCGTCTACCCGGAGTTCGTCCAGCGCGGCGAGCCCTGGCTGGACCCGCGGCTGCGCCCGCACGTGGCGGCCCTCGCCGACCCGGCCACCGGCCTGGCCCGCCCGGACGCCACGGTCGAGGGCCACCCGTGGCAGGAACCGGACGAGGCGTTCACCGCGACCGGCCGCACCGACCTGCACACGGCCATCGACACCGAGGGCCGTACCTCGGACCGCCGCGACGACTTCGACGAGGTGTACGGCGACTGGGGCGCCCTGCGCGAGGCCGCCGCCCCCGGCATGGCACCGGAGCGCATCGACACCGACGTACGCCAGGCGCTGGCGACGGCGGCCGACGACCCGACGCGGCTGACGGACGACGAGGCCCTCGCCCTGCTGCACGCCGACGGCCCGGCGCTGGACGCCCTGTGCAAGGTGGCCGACGACGTCCGCAAGTCGGTGACCGGCGACGACGTGACATACATCGTCACCCGGAACATCAACTTCACGAACGTCTGCTACACCGGCTGCCGCTTCTGCGCCTTTGCCCAGCGCCGCACCGACGCCGACGCGTACACGCTCTCCCTGGAGCAGGTCGCCGACCGCGCGCAGCAGGCCTGGGACGTGGGCGCGGTCGAGGTCTGCATGCAGGGCGGCATCCACCCGGACCTGCCCGGCACGGCGTACTTCGACATCGCGAAGGCCGTCAAGGAACGCGTCCCCGGCATGCACGTGCACGCCTTCTCGCCCATGGAGGTCGTCAACGGCGCCACCCGCACCGGGATGTCCGTCCGCGAGTGGCTGAGCGCGGCCAGGGAGGCGGGCCTGGACTCGATCCCGGGCACGGCGGCGGAGATCCTCGACGACGAGGTCCGCTGGATCCTGACCAAGGGCAAGCTGCCGACGGCGACGTGGATCGAGGTCATCGAGACGGCGCACGAACTGGGCATCCGTTCCAGCTCCACGATGATGTACGGCCACGTCGACCAGCCCCGCCACTGGCTCGGCCACCTGCGCACCCTGGCCCGCATCCAGCAGCGCACGGGCGGTTTCACGGAGTTCGTGACGCTCCCCTTCATCCACACCAACGCGCCGGTCTACCTCGCCGGGATCGCCCGCCCCGGTCCGACGGTCCGCGACAACCGCGCGGTCACGGCGATGGCCCGCCTCCTCCTGCACCCGTACATCCCCAACATCCAGACGAGTTGGGTGAAACTGGGCACGGAGGGTGCGGCGGAGATGCTCCGTTCCGGCGCGAACGACCTCGGCGGCACCCTGATGGAGGAGACGATCTCCCGCATGGCGGGCTCGTCCTACGGCTCGTACAAGTCGGTCAAGGACCTGATCGCGGTCGCGGACGCGGCGGGCCGCCCGGCCAGGCCCCGGACGACGCTGTACGGCCCGGTGCCCGAGGAGCGGCAGCGCGCGGCGACGGCGTCGGACGGTCACCTGCCGGAGCTGCTGCCGGTACTGGACTGA
- a CDS encoding DUF2165 domain-containing protein, protein MANIPRTLPLAATALTAVLALYIALVALGNITDFDSNQQFVHHVLAMDTTFKDDDLMWRAITNTGVQDAAYVAIIAWETVAALVLVYATWLWIRRDHTPARRMTTYGTLMLMLLFGAGFIAIGGEWFAMWQSEDWNGLDAATRVFLLSGVVLIVANMPFGQAEATRPQ, encoded by the coding sequence ATGGCCAACATCCCACGCACGCTCCCTCTCGCAGCCACCGCCCTGACCGCGGTCCTCGCCCTCTACATCGCCCTCGTGGCCCTGGGGAACATCACGGACTTCGACAGCAACCAGCAGTTCGTGCACCACGTCCTGGCGATGGACACGACCTTCAAGGACGACGACCTGATGTGGCGGGCGATCACGAACACGGGCGTACAGGACGCCGCCTACGTCGCGATCATCGCCTGGGAGACGGTCGCCGCACTCGTGCTGGTCTACGCGACCTGGCTCTGGATACGCCGGGACCACACCCCCGCACGGCGCATGACCACGTACGGCACGCTCATGCTGATGCTGCTCTTCGGGGCCGGGTTCATCGCGATCGGCGGGGAGTGGTTCGCGATGTGGCAGTCGGAGGACTGGAACGGCCTGGACGCGGCGACGCGGGTCTTCCTGCTCAGCGGTGTCGTGCTGATCGTCGCCAACATGCCGTTCGGGCAGGCGGAGGCTACTCGACCACAGTGA
- a CDS encoding DoxX family protein: MFTAYVIVTVVAVAANAGIAVADLTGARFVLANSAEVKVPASWIPGLAVLKAAGAAGLLIGLLGPRSLGVAAAVGLVLFFVGAVVAHLRTRVFHNIAFPAGYLVLNAAALFLAAAEGPVVP; the protein is encoded by the coding sequence GTGTTCACGGCCTACGTCATCGTCACCGTCGTCGCGGTCGCGGCGAACGCCGGAATCGCCGTCGCGGACCTGACGGGGGCCCGGTTCGTCCTCGCCAACTCGGCCGAGGTGAAGGTCCCGGCGTCGTGGATCCCGGGACTCGCCGTGCTCAAGGCCGCCGGAGCCGCCGGGCTCCTCATCGGTCTCCTGGGCCCGCGGTCCCTCGGCGTCGCCGCGGCGGTGGGTCTCGTCCTCTTCTTCGTCGGCGCGGTCGTCGCGCACCTGCGCACGCGGGTCTTCCACAACATCGCCTTCCCCGCCGGCTACCTGGTCCTGAACGCGGCCGCGCTCTTCCTGGCCGCCGCGGAGGGCCCTGTCGTGCCGTAA
- a CDS encoding LysR family transcriptional regulator — protein sequence MDVDTRLLRYFVAVAEEGSLTRAAERLFVSQPALTKQIRQLEAGLGVDLFTRSRTGMTLTGPGRALADRVPALLAGWQAALRETRSAASRAARVLRVGFLASAANEATQPIIAEFARRRPGWRAEMRQASWSNPAAGLADSDVDVALVRLPFPGQDALRVTVLFSEPRCVALPEAHPLAAREVIAFRDLWDEPFVAAPPETGPWREHWLAADERDGHPVRIGAVTEQPDDWLSAIANGYGIALAPESAARFYTRPGVVYRPVTAVSPSTVGVAWAPADDTDPVVQDFVHCCREAHIAT from the coding sequence ATGGATGTCGACACGCGGCTGCTGCGGTACTTCGTGGCCGTGGCGGAGGAAGGGAGCCTCACCCGGGCCGCCGAGCGGCTGTTCGTCTCCCAGCCCGCGCTGACCAAGCAGATCCGGCAGTTGGAGGCCGGGCTCGGAGTGGACCTGTTCACGCGGTCGAGGACGGGCATGACCCTCACCGGGCCGGGCCGGGCCCTCGCGGACCGGGTCCCCGCCCTGCTGGCCGGGTGGCAGGCGGCGCTGCGGGAGACGAGGTCCGCGGCGAGCCGGGCGGCCCGCGTCCTGCGGGTCGGGTTCCTCGCCAGCGCCGCCAACGAGGCGACGCAGCCGATCATCGCCGAGTTCGCCCGGCGCCGGCCGGGCTGGCGAGCCGAGATGCGCCAGGCCTCCTGGTCGAACCCCGCCGCCGGGCTCGCGGACTCGGACGTCGACGTCGCCCTCGTGCGGCTGCCGTTCCCGGGTCAGGACGCGCTGCGGGTGACGGTGCTGTTCAGCGAACCCCGCTGCGTCGCCCTGCCCGAGGCGCACCCCCTCGCCGCTCGCGAGGTGATTGCCTTCCGGGACCTGTGGGACGAGCCGTTCGTGGCGGCCCCACCCGAAACGGGCCCGTGGCGGGAGCACTGGCTGGCCGCAGACGAGCGCGACGGCCACCCGGTGCGCATCGGCGCGGTCACCGAACAGCCGGACGACTGGCTCAGCGCCATCGCCAACGGATACGGCATCGCCCTCGCCCCCGAATCCGCGGCCCGCTTCTACACCCGCCCCGGCGTCGTCTACCGTCCCGTCACCGCAGTGAGCCCCAGCACGGTCGGTGTCGCCTGGGCACCCGCCGACGACACCGACCCCGTCGTCCAGGACTTCGTCCACTGCTGCCGCGAGGCACACATCGCCACGTGA
- a CDS encoding ADP-ribosylglycohydrolase family protein: MGATAGAVWGRAEQQDFRSRVRGTLLGAAVGDALGAPVDGLDLDAIRAAHGAEGLADLASAYGRRGAVTHLTQLTLFSVDGLIRAQVRRDTGAWHPPTDLHRAYRRWAATQRDWGPDLRRKDDGWLAHEEWLYARRDASRALLLGLGDETMGTPEAPKNPGERGPEAAARSAPFGLLVGWEPQLVAQLAVECAAQTHGHPTGYLAAGAYAVIVHGLARGESLDGAVQRGLALFAARPGHQPVSDALQHALGAVRQGLPGPGRVTELIGRGTAEGLVAAAVYCALVGEDVRHGLRLAVNHGGPSATTGALTGGLLGALHGETALPPAWLAELEGRPTILELADDFAMEMTQGPALHGPAGSSPGWLTRYPRA; the protein is encoded by the coding sequence TTGGGCGCGACAGCCGGTGCCGTCTGGGGGCGTGCCGAGCAGCAGGACTTCCGCAGCCGGGTACGCGGGACGCTGCTCGGGGCGGCCGTCGGGGACGCCCTCGGCGCGCCCGTCGACGGGCTGGACCTCGACGCCATCCGGGCGGCGCACGGCGCGGAGGGCCTCGCCGACCTGGCCTCCGCGTACGGCCGGCGCGGTGCCGTCACCCACCTCACGCAGCTCACCCTGTTCTCCGTGGACGGGCTGATCCGCGCGCAGGTACGGCGGGACACCGGCGCCTGGCATCCGCCGACCGACCTGCACCGGGCGTACCGGCGCTGGGCCGCCACCCAGCGCGACTGGGGGCCCGATCTGCGGCGCAAGGACGACGGCTGGCTGGCCCACGAGGAGTGGCTGTACGCCCGCCGGGACGCGTCACGCGCGCTGCTGCTCGGACTCGGCGACGAGACGATGGGTACGCCGGAAGCGCCGAAGAACCCCGGCGAGCGCGGGCCCGAGGCCGCCGCCAGGTCCGCGCCGTTCGGACTCCTGGTCGGCTGGGAGCCGCAACTGGTCGCCCAGCTCGCCGTGGAGTGCGCGGCGCAGACCCACGGCCACCCCACCGGCTACCTGGCGGCGGGCGCGTACGCGGTGATCGTGCACGGGCTGGCGCGCGGGGAGAGCCTGGACGGTGCCGTGCAGCGGGGACTCGCCCTGTTCGCCGCCAGACCGGGGCACCAGCCCGTGTCGGACGCCCTCCAGCACGCGCTCGGCGCGGTACGGCAAGGGCTGCCGGGCCCGGGACGGGTGACCGAACTGATCGGCCGGGGAACGGCGGAAGGACTGGTGGCCGCCGCCGTGTACTGCGCCCTCGTCGGCGAGGACGTACGGCACGGGTTGCGGCTCGCCGTCAACCACGGCGGGCCCTCCGCCACGACCGGCGCCCTCACCGGCGGACTGCTCGGCGCGCTGCACGGGGAGACGGCCCTCCCGCCGGCCTGGCTGGCCGAGCTGGAGGGCCGCCCGACGATCCTGGAACTGGCCGACGACTTCGCCATGGAGATGACCCAGGGCCCCGCGCTGCACGGCCCCGCGGGGTCGTCACCGGGGTGGCTGACCCGCTACCCGCGGGCCTAG
- a CDS encoding VOC family protein, which produces MDITIHTSVLPHDDPDAAVAFYRDVLGFEVRQDVGNGKMRWITVGPADQPDTSLLLAPPAVDPGVTDAERRTIAEMMAKGTYGWILLATKDLDGVFERVRAENAEIVQEPTEQPYGVRDCAFRDPAGNQVRIQEVR; this is translated from the coding sequence ATGGACATCACCATTCACACGAGCGTCCTCCCGCACGACGACCCGGACGCGGCCGTGGCCTTCTACCGCGACGTCCTCGGCTTCGAGGTCCGCCAGGACGTCGGGAACGGCAAGATGCGCTGGATCACGGTCGGCCCGGCCGACCAGCCCGACACCTCCCTCCTCCTCGCGCCGCCCGCCGTCGACCCCGGCGTCACCGACGCCGAGCGCCGCACCATCGCCGAGATGATGGCCAAGGGCACCTACGGCTGGATCCTGCTGGCCACCAAGGACCTCGACGGCGTCTTCGAGCGGGTGAGGGCCGAGAACGCCGAGATCGTCCAGGAGCCGACCGAGCAGCCGTACGGTGTGCGCGACTGCGCCTTCCGCGACCCCGCCGGCAACCAGGTCCGCATCCAGGAAGTGCGCTGA
- a CDS encoding sodium:solute symporter family protein, with the protein MNGLDWSVLIGYFAVMVAIGVWSHKRVDDVSDFFTAGGKMPWWLSGISHHMSGYSAVMFTGYAGIAYTYGVTSFVTWSFPIALGIAIGSRLFAPRINRLRSRLHVASPLEYLKNRYNLPTQQALAWSGMLLKIVDVAAKWAAIATLLSVFTGLSLNQGILITGIVTGVYCTIGGLWADALTELGQFVIQLLAGIAMFVAVVMKLGDHGGFFGVWDEPELQGHAEPLVGPYGAVFLLAYLFIKLFEYNGGMLNQAQRYMATSNAREAERSARLSAVLWLVWPLVLFFPMWMAPLLVESQKADGSDSYALMTEQLLPHGLLGLVIVGFFSHTMAMCSSDANAIAAVFTRDVAPVLSTRARAWGRRSGLLAARLTTVVFLGLSMAVATQVDSPTFKDIITVVIKWVAGLMGPIAIPMMLGLLRPFRRSGPTAALTSWAMGLLAFWLVNYPINWSVEGGVPLEYQVSIPLAVSLVLYVLIGFLKPEDTPERLAIIERVNTDGDDDASGAAAAIPTPSGGVEDAVGRTRVGD; encoded by the coding sequence ATGAACGGTCTCGACTGGTCCGTGCTCATCGGCTACTTCGCCGTCATGGTGGCGATCGGCGTCTGGTCGCACAAACGCGTGGACGACGTCAGCGACTTCTTCACGGCCGGCGGCAAGATGCCCTGGTGGCTCTCCGGCATCTCCCACCACATGTCGGGCTACAGCGCGGTGATGTTCACCGGGTACGCGGGCATCGCCTACACCTACGGCGTCACGTCCTTCGTCACCTGGTCCTTCCCCATCGCGCTCGGTATCGCCATCGGGTCCAGGCTGTTCGCGCCGCGCATCAACCGGCTGCGCTCACGGCTGCACGTGGCCTCTCCCCTGGAGTACCTGAAGAACCGGTACAACCTGCCCACCCAGCAGGCCCTGGCCTGGTCCGGCATGCTGCTGAAGATCGTGGACGTGGCCGCGAAGTGGGCGGCCATCGCCACGCTGCTGTCGGTCTTCACCGGCCTCTCCCTCAACCAGGGCATCCTGATCACCGGCATCGTCACGGGCGTCTACTGCACGATCGGCGGCCTGTGGGCGGACGCGCTGACCGAGCTGGGCCAGTTCGTCATCCAGTTGCTGGCCGGCATCGCGATGTTCGTCGCGGTCGTCATGAAGCTCGGCGACCACGGCGGCTTCTTCGGGGTCTGGGACGAGCCCGAACTCCAGGGCCACGCCGAACCGCTGGTCGGCCCGTACGGAGCGGTGTTCCTGCTCGCCTACCTGTTCATCAAGCTCTTCGAGTACAACGGCGGCATGCTCAACCAGGCCCAGCGCTACATGGCCACGAGCAACGCCCGCGAGGCCGAGCGGTCGGCGCGGCTGTCGGCGGTGCTGTGGCTGGTCTGGCCGCTGGTGCTGTTCTTCCCGATGTGGATGGCCCCGCTGCTGGTGGAGTCGCAGAAGGCGGACGGCTCCGACTCCTACGCCCTGATGACCGAGCAACTGCTGCCGCACGGCCTGCTGGGCCTGGTCATCGTCGGCTTCTTCTCGCACACCATGGCCATGTGCTCCTCGGACGCCAACGCCATCGCGGCCGTGTTCACCCGTGACGTGGCGCCGGTGCTGTCGACCCGGGCGCGGGCGTGGGGCCGGCGTTCCGGGCTGCTGGCGGCGCGGCTGACGACGGTCGTCTTCCTCGGGCTGTCGATGGCGGTGGCGACGCAGGTCGACTCGCCGACGTTCAAGGACATCATCACGGTCGTGATCAAGTGGGTCGCCGGTCTGATGGGCCCGATCGCGATCCCGATGATGCTCGGTCTGCTCCGGCCCTTCCGCCGCTCGGGCCCGACGGCCGCGCTGACGAGCTGGGCGATGGGTCTGCTCGCCTTCTGGCTGGTCAACTACCCGATCAACTGGAGCGTGGAGGGCGGGGTGCCGCTGGAGTACCAGGTGTCGATCCCGCTGGCCGTGTCGCTGGTCCTGTACGTCCTGATCGGCTTCCTGAAGCCGGAGGACACCCCGGAACGGCTCGCCATCATCGAGCGGGTCAACACGGACGGCGACGACGACGCCTCCGGCGCGGCGGCCGCGATCCCGACGCCCTCGGGCGGGGTGGAGGACGCGGTGGGACGGACCCGGGTGGGTGACTAG
- a CDS encoding D-alanyl-D-alanine carboxypeptidase, translating to MEEASVAGESPDRSKQRESSEEPTSGSAGPVPEARTEASETRDPRLAVAREDAKPAASTGATGSAGSRGGVDTATRVLSVRETEAEDEAEAASDSEAAENADAEAQAAEDAGAAVDDARPEGPAEDGPSETLEASGTTPGTSDAPDVSDASEGGGAEPVAAGDVRLRDAVAAWVATADERAAANAGSEDAGSEDAKAGAEDTPGTGPAEGSRPDTTADAAPTGDGRDATATAADTDPAQDRRDTTSTATDTHPPQDRRDATATAADTDPPQDRRDTTPTATDTHPAQDRRDTTATAADTDPAQDRRDTTSTATDTHPPQDAEGSAGGESDGGSGERRDAEERDAEGAAAPADSGAAEDPEEPENPAEPAEPAEGDAGGRSGPTGDEGPPVDQPTAVFKALRPSAPAVDQPTTMLKLGDAATAPGKSGGNDKKDKTGKDEDAPARAAETDAERTSKFVALRHPDDPASRKPPRAPQAPQASQAPQTPEIPRSPQPPAEAPKAAPKAAPKAAPKAPQAPRTGVTAAVPQVGPERTTQQPLPPKPPLDLLAELTNTPPPPETPLRTTVRRVKIWTPLVILLVIVFGVVQSMRPLPAPELDLTAQDSFTFEGGKPEIPWPSSGQAALDVQGIGTFGSSGDQKPVPIASVAKVMTAYVVLRDHPLESGAEGPKIEIDQTAEDQSEAGQESTVDVFAGDSISQREALEAILIASANNVARLLARWDAGSEKAFVEKMNAAAKDLGMTNTTYTDPSGLNDTTVSTAVDQVKLAKEAMKSPAFREVAAKMSYDDYKGVNHSNWNHLVGHNNVVGIKTGTTTSALGNLVFAAKKEVGGETRTIVGAVVRQPAGGKDNTILGAALDSSDKLIRAAQDTLESSAILKKGSVVGYVDDGLGGRTPVVATQDVKAVGWPGLTVKLTFEADEVPHTAAAGTKVGTLTVGDGEAAGAVKVPVALQEDLVEPALTAKLTRLG from the coding sequence ATGGAGGAGGCATCGGTGGCGGGCGAGTCCCCCGACAGGTCGAAGCAGCGCGAGTCGTCGGAAGAACCGACGTCGGGGAGCGCGGGTCCGGTTCCCGAAGCCAGGACCGAGGCGAGCGAGACGCGTGATCCGCGGCTGGCGGTGGCACGGGAGGACGCGAAGCCGGCGGCGTCCACCGGGGCCACCGGGTCCGCCGGATCCCGTGGGGGCGTCGATACGGCGACCCGGGTGCTGTCGGTCCGCGAGACGGAGGCGGAGGACGAAGCGGAGGCGGCCTCGGATTCCGAGGCCGCCGAAAACGCGGACGCCGAGGCCCAGGCCGCCGAGGACGCGGGCGCCGCCGTCGACGACGCGCGGCCGGAGGGCCCCGCCGAGGACGGCCCCTCCGAGACGCTCGAGGCGTCCGGCACGACGCCCGGTACGTCTGACGCACCCGACGTCTCCGACGCGTCCGAGGGCGGCGGCGCCGAACCCGTCGCCGCCGGTGACGTCCGGCTGCGGGACGCCGTCGCGGCCTGGGTGGCGACCGCGGACGAGCGGGCCGCCGCGAACGCGGGCAGCGAGGACGCGGGCAGCGAGGACGCGAAGGCCGGCGCCGAGGACACGCCGGGCACGGGGCCCGCGGAGGGCTCCCGGCCGGACACCACCGCGGACGCCGCCCCGACCGGGGACGGACGCGACGCGACCGCGACGGCCGCGGACACCGACCCGGCCCAGGACCGACGCGACACGACCTCGACGGCCACGGACACCCACCCGCCCCAGGACCGACGCGACGCGACCGCGACGGCCGCGGACACCGACCCGCCCCAGGACCGACGCGACACGACCCCGACGGCCACGGACACCCACCCGGCCCAGGACCGACGCGACACGACCGCGACGGCCGCGGACACCGACCCGGCCCAGGACCGACGCGACACGACCTCGACGGCCACGGACACCCACCCGCCCCAGGACGCCGAGGGGAGCGCGGGCGGCGAGTCCGACGGCGGCTCCGGCGAGCGGCGGGACGCGGAGGAGCGCGACGCCGAAGGCGCTGCCGCCCCCGCGGACTCCGGCGCGGCCGAGGATCCCGAAGAGCCCGAGAACCCCGCGGAGCCCGCGGAGCCCGCGGAGGGCGACGCCGGCGGCCGCTCCGGCCCGACCGGGGACGAGGGGCCTCCCGTCGATCAGCCCACCGCCGTCTTCAAGGCCCTGCGGCCCTCCGCGCCCGCCGTCGACCAGCCGACCACCATGCTGAAGCTGGGCGACGCCGCCACCGCGCCCGGGAAGTCCGGCGGGAACGACAAGAAGGACAAGACCGGCAAGGACGAAGACGCCCCCGCCCGGGCCGCCGAGACCGACGCCGAGCGGACCAGCAAGTTCGTCGCCCTCCGGCACCCGGACGACCCGGCGTCCCGCAAGCCCCCGCGGGCCCCACAGGCACCGCAGGCCTCACAAGCCCCACAGACCCCAGAGATCCCACGGTCCCCGCAGCCCCCCGCCGAGGCCCCCAAGGCCGCCCCCAAGGCCGCCCCCAAGGCCGCCCCCAAGGCACCGCAGGCACCCCGTACCGGGGTCACCGCCGCCGTGCCGCAGGTCGGGCCCGAGCGGACGACGCAGCAGCCGCTGCCGCCGAAGCCGCCGCTGGACCTGCTGGCGGAGCTGACGAACACACCGCCGCCGCCGGAGACCCCGCTGCGGACGACGGTGCGCCGGGTCAAGATCTGGACCCCTCTGGTCATCCTGCTGGTGATCGTCTTCGGCGTCGTGCAGTCCATGCGCCCGCTGCCCGCGCCGGAGCTCGACCTCACGGCACAGGACAGCTTCACCTTCGAGGGCGGCAAGCCCGAGATCCCGTGGCCGTCCAGTGGACAGGCCGCGCTCGACGTGCAGGGCATCGGCACCTTCGGCTCGTCCGGCGACCAGAAGCCCGTGCCGATCGCGAGTGTCGCCAAGGTCATGACCGCGTACGTCGTTCTGCGCGACCACCCGCTCGAGAGCGGCGCCGAGGGACCGAAGATCGAGATCGACCAGACGGCCGAGGACCAGTCCGAGGCCGGCCAGGAGTCGACGGTCGACGTGTTCGCGGGCGACTCGATCTCCCAGCGCGAGGCCCTGGAAGCCATCCTGATCGCGTCCGCGAACAATGTGGCGCGACTGCTCGCCCGCTGGGACGCGGGGTCGGAGAAGGCGTTCGTGGAGAAGATGAACGCCGCCGCGAAGGACCTCGGCATGACGAACACCACGTACACCGACCCGTCGGGCCTGAACGACACCACGGTGAGCACGGCCGTGGACCAGGTGAAGCTGGCCAAGGAGGCGATGAAGTCCCCCGCCTTCCGCGAGGTCGCCGCGAAGATGTCGTACGACGACTACAAGGGCGTCAACCACTCCAACTGGAACCACCTGGTCGGCCACAACAACGTCGTCGGCATCAAGACCGGCACCACCACCTCCGCTCTCGGCAACCTCGTCTTCGCGGCGAAGAAGGAGGTCGGCGGCGAGACCCGGACCATCGTCGGTGCCGTGGTGCGCCAGCCGGCCGGCGGCAAGGACAACACCATCCTCGGTGCCGCGCTGGACTCCAGCGACAAGCTGATCCGGGCCGCGCAGGACACGCTGGAGTCGTCGGCGATCCTGAAGAAGGGGAGCGTCGTCGGGTACGTCGACGACGGGCTCGGCGGCCGGACTCCGGTCGTCGCCACGCAGGACGTCAAGGCCGTCGGCTGGCCGGGGCTGACCGTCAAGCTGACGTTCGAGGCGGACGAGGTGCCGCACACGGCCGCGGCCGGCACGAAGGTCGGCACGCTCACGGTGGGCGACGGCGAGGCGGCAGGCGCGGTGAAGGTGCCGGTCGCCCTGCAGGAGGACCTCGTGGAGCCCGCCCTCACGGCCAAGCTGACCCGCCTGGGCTGA